Proteins from a genomic interval of Schistocerca cancellata isolate TAMUIC-IGC-003103 chromosome 8, iqSchCanc2.1, whole genome shotgun sequence:
- the LOC126094770 gene encoding uncharacterized protein LOC126094770, whose translation MPVDVVTSMPARYLARAPPPQPSSPDAEQRRWSAEMMSGPITLVGPDKRHSQAVQVKVYRTSLEHFAVVFPQKKVCRPLGVVNLRHATVSRPEGAPLAFSVRHKGCDAADASLTFVAATARDLDSWLEAFSPAAPSSPSAAAAAAPCPLPAVAEDEEL comes from the exons ATGCCGGTCGACGTGGTCACCTCGATGCCGGCGCGCTATCTAGCCAGGGCGCCGCCACCGCAGCCGTCGTCGCCAGATGCGGAACAGCGGCGGTGGAGTGCCGAGATGATGAGCGGGCCTATAACATTAGTTGGGCCTGACAAGCGTCACAGCCAAGCAGTGCAG GTGAAGGTGTACCGCACGTCGCTGGAGCACTTCGCGGTGGTGTTCCCGCAGAAGAAGGTGTGCCGGCCGCTGGGCGTGGTGAACCTGCGGCACGCGACCGTGTCCCGGCCAGAGGGCGCGCCGCTCGCCTTCAGCGTACGCCACAAGGGCTGCGACGCGGCGGATGCGAGCCTCACGTTCGTGGCGGCGACGGCGCGGGACCTGGACTCGTGGCTGGAGGCGTTCAGCCCCGCCGCCCCCTCGTCCCCCAGTGCAGCGGCCGCCGCCGCCCCCTGCCCCTTGCCTGCCGTCGCCGAGGACGAGGAGCTGTAG